In Streptomyces sp. NBC_01551, one DNA window encodes the following:
- a CDS encoding GAF domain-containing SpoIIE family protein phosphatase — translation MLARAVAGVVEAVGGYAGGMYLRSGTEGLLRIAVLTGLPGRLFRPWWRVHVNRPYPASEAYRSGQSVLLPDAETSMRRFPQLVAGLPFPFASLYEPVRAGSERFGVLFVLRDATPGVAVSAPDREVLRATADRLAGELARLAAAGTPVVWDADPVCVAPPLRTEDARDAVDRLPQAVLSVDRLGVIGYVSAAAAELLDAEGRGLSGRVLWEALPWLALPAYEDHFRAVFLAHAPVLFPARRGQLPSGEWLSVALYPGPDGVTVTIGSTDQPAYSPTSVVRPGIGLGSPADRASAMYRPVALAIALTEAVTARQVSAVVTDELLPAFGGRQLAIYLLNERHLYLAWETGFPQGFLDRFDGVSLDARLPGVESLTSGRPMFFESMQHLAAAYPGIPLDADVGARAFLPLIASGRPVGSCILGFDSPRGFSPEERTVLTALAGLIAQALERARRYDSEAALARGLQAALLPNRLPVLEHVVTVGRYLPGTVGMDVGGDWYDVIETGPGMLALIIGDVQGHGVAAAATMGQLRSAVRAFALSGNSPEESMRGMNRLLIDLDPGQFASCCYVSLDRETGLARAVRAGHPQPLLRHADGRTEVLELPGGVVLGVTADATYPVTELRLEPGAVLVLYTDGLVEKPGTDIDTGVERVRAALAAAPPDPLTEMADRLIGEAGSSTDRPDDIALLLAARTGGRRSG, via the coding sequence GTGCTCGCACGGGCCGTCGCGGGCGTGGTGGAGGCCGTCGGCGGGTACGCGGGCGGGATGTACCTGCGCTCCGGCACCGAGGGGCTGCTGCGGATCGCCGTGCTCACCGGGCTGCCGGGGCGGCTGTTCCGCCCCTGGTGGCGGGTCCACGTGAACCGCCCGTACCCGGCCAGTGAGGCCTACCGCTCGGGGCAGTCGGTACTGCTGCCCGACGCGGAGACGTCCATGCGGCGGTTCCCGCAGCTGGTGGCGGGGCTGCCGTTCCCCTTCGCCTCCCTGTACGAGCCGGTCCGCGCCGGGAGCGAGCGGTTCGGCGTGCTGTTCGTCCTGCGCGACGCGACCCCGGGCGTGGCGGTATCGGCCCCCGACCGCGAGGTGCTGCGGGCGACCGCGGACCGGCTTGCCGGGGAGCTGGCGCGGCTCGCGGCGGCCGGGACTCCGGTGGTGTGGGACGCCGACCCGGTGTGCGTGGCGCCACCGCTGCGGACCGAGGACGCCCGCGACGCCGTCGACCGGCTGCCGCAGGCGGTGCTGTCCGTGGACCGGCTGGGAGTGATCGGCTACGTCAGCGCCGCGGCGGCGGAGCTGCTCGACGCCGAGGGCCGGGGGCTGAGCGGGCGGGTCCTGTGGGAGGCGCTCCCCTGGCTCGCGCTGCCCGCGTACGAGGACCACTTCCGGGCCGTGTTCCTGGCCCACGCTCCGGTGCTCTTCCCGGCCCGACGGGGCCAACTTCCCTCCGGGGAATGGCTGTCGGTCGCGCTGTATCCCGGGCCCGACGGGGTGACCGTCACCATCGGGTCCACCGACCAGCCCGCCTACTCGCCCACGTCGGTGGTCCGGCCCGGGATCGGGCTGGGCTCGCCGGCCGACCGGGCGTCCGCGATGTACCGGCCGGTGGCCCTCGCCATCGCGCTGACCGAGGCGGTGACGGCCCGCCAGGTGTCGGCGGTGGTCACCGACGAGCTGCTGCCGGCCTTCGGCGGCCGCCAGTTGGCGATCTACCTGCTCAACGAGCGCCATCTGTACCTGGCGTGGGAGACCGGGTTCCCCCAGGGCTTCCTCGACCGGTTCGACGGGGTCTCGCTCGACGCGCGGCTGCCGGGCGTGGAGTCCCTCACCTCGGGCCGGCCGATGTTCTTCGAGTCGATGCAGCACCTGGCCGCGGCCTACCCGGGGATCCCGCTGGACGCCGACGTGGGGGCGCGCGCCTTCCTTCCGCTGATCGCGTCGGGACGGCCGGTCGGCTCCTGCATCCTCGGTTTCGACTCGCCGCGCGGCTTCAGCCCGGAGGAGCGTACGGTGCTGACCGCGCTGGCCGGGCTGATCGCGCAGGCCCTGGAGCGGGCGCGGCGCTACGACAGCGAGGCCGCGCTGGCCCGGGGGCTCCAGGCGGCGCTGCTGCCGAACCGGCTGCCGGTGCTGGAGCACGTGGTCACGGTGGGCCGGTACCTGCCCGGTACCGTCGGCATGGACGTCGGCGGCGACTGGTACGACGTCATCGAGACGGGCCCGGGCATGCTGGCCCTGATCATCGGGGACGTCCAGGGGCACGGGGTCGCGGCGGCCGCGACGATGGGCCAGCTCCGCAGCGCGGTACGGGCCTTCGCGCTCAGCGGCAATTCCCCGGAGGAGAGCATGCGCGGCATGAACCGGCTGCTCATCGACCTGGACCCCGGGCAGTTCGCGAGTTGCTGCTACGTGTCGCTCGACCGGGAGACGGGACTGGCCCGCGCCGTCCGGGCCGGGCACCCCCAGCCGCTGCTGCGCCACGCCGACGGGCGGACGGAGGTGCTGGAGCTGCCGGGCGGGGTGGTGCTCGGCGTCACCGCGGACGCCACGTACCCGGTGACCGAACTGCGGCTGGAGCCGGGCGCGGTGCTCGTCCTGTACACCGACGGGCTGGTGGAGAAGCCGGGCACGGACATCGACACGGGCGTGGAGCGGGTGCGGGCCGCACTGGCCGCTGCCCCTCCGGACCCGCTGACGGAGATGGCCGACCGGCTGATCGGCGAGGCGGGCAGCTCCACCGACCGGCCGGACGACATCGCCCTGCTGCTGGCCGCCCGGACGGGCGGCCGGCGCAGCGGCTAA